The Hermetia illucens chromosome 2, iHerIll2.2.curated.20191125, whole genome shotgun sequence genomic interval TTCTATTTTTGTTTGGATAGTAAAGTCTATCTGGGAACTTGTACCGATGGTAGGGTGTTTGACGAACGAGTTGCTCAGTGTGTTTATGCGGGAACCGACCCTGGAACTGGCACGGGCACAGGAACTGGTACCACAGTCAACTGCGAGGGAAACGATTATGCGACGTTCCCATATCCCAGTGATAACATCAGGTACTATTATTGCTACAATGGTCAAGCTCTGGTAGTGCAGTGTCCAGCTAACAATTATTATGACTCTATCTCGGGTACCTGTGTTTTGGGTTCTGGAACAGGCACTGGTGGTTATGTGTTTTGCCCAACCGGAGTTAATACTGTGTTGCCTGATCCGAATGGTGATTGCCAGAGATACGTGCTCTGTCTGAATGGCCAAGCCTCCTATCAAACATGCCCAAATAGATTCTACTTCCACCCAACAACTGGGTACTGTGGTCCGAATATTCCAAATTCATGTACTGGTGGCGGCGCATGCAATCAGAGGGGACTACTAAGACCGGTGCGAAATAATTGCCAAGTATACAATTACTGCGATGGATCCTATTGGTCGACAATAAAGTGTCCAAGAAATTATTACTTCAGTCCAAGCCGGCTTACATGTGGACCTACTATCCCGAATGGATGCAGCAAATACAACAATTACTACCAAAACTTACTTGGTTCGAACTCAGTTTATCCTACTTATCCCACATACCCAACTTATCCCTTTATCCCCACCACTCCAACGGATCCTTCTGTAGTTTGTGCAACAAGTATGAATGGTGTTTTTGCGGATACCACAAATTGCCAGAAGTACTTCTATTGTATGGATGGATTGCCGTATACAGCGACTTGCCCCAGCGGTTATTATTTCAACCCATTAACAAGAGCCTGCGGTCCAAACATCCCATCAGGATGTACTGTACAAGATATCCACCTTGACACCTCCACTTGTCCGGCAAATTCTGAAATAACCTTGGCAGACCCAACCAACTGCAAACAATACATAGTCTGCACCAATGGATTTGGAGCTACCTACGCCTGTGGTCCTGGACTTTACTACGATATTGAATGGAATACATGTTCGACAATGATACCAGATAGATGCACTTGAAGGGTAGTGGCAACTTATCTACAGAACTTTTTAGGCATTCCTACTCCTACGGATTTTAAGGACAATGGGATTCAGTAAAAAATGAACGTTCTGTTTTATTCCAATAAATGCACTTTCATATATGTGTATTTGTTCGTTGATATTTATTTGCTATTGAGTCCTTTTTCGAAAGACGAATTATCATAGaaccaatccaatccaatttcTAAAATTCCAATCATATAAATCCTACTCCTAGGCTCCAAGTCTCCAAGTAAACTAACTACTGGCAAACATGGTCGAAATGATCTTGAAGGACCAAAGGGATCCCTTCAAGTAGGAGGAGGTAGCCGAGAGGATTTACAAGGAGCATGGAGCTactcaaaaaaagagggagtaccTGCAAAAGAAACGAGAGACCTTGGAGgcactaatgtccatattcagGGTGAATCACCCCAAGCTGCCCAGTCTTCTCAGAGCAGACAATCCACACTTTGGATTACATTAGGAGGCGGAAGCTAAAGCTGGGGCGATTAAGGCAACGATTGGGAGTAATCAAGGCCAGTCCGAACGTTAACCAAGAACAGACGATGTAAGAGCAATAAACGTTGGCGGCAATGCCAATAATGGTGCAGGGATTCAAGCGTCGAAAGCTCCTTACTGATCAACTGCCGAGACCATTGCCGATTCAGATTCCCATTTTTACGGCATCAGCAAGGAGTGGTGCTTTGGTTTATAGAACTATTTAACCTGTCTGTGAATATATGGACGCTATCCTAGTTATAGAAAAGCTCGGAAACAATTCGCAAACGACATAATCACGATGTACAAAACCATACGAAACTGCTTGTCG includes:
- the LOC119647580 gene encoding peritrophin-48-like — protein: MDALGFYIPAKRDEEISTSHALKVGDKCTNGALAPNPENRTQFYFCLDSKVYLGTCTDGRVFDERVAQCVYAGTDPGTGTGTGTGTTVNCEGNDYATFPYPSDNIRYYYCYNGQALVVQCPANNYYDSISGTCVLGSGTGTGGYVFCPTGVNTVLPDPNGDCQRYVLCLNGQASYQTCPNRFYFHPTTGYCGPNIPNSCTGGGACNQRGLLRPVRNNCQVYNYCDGSYWSTIKCPRNYYFSPSRLTCGPTIPNGCSKYNNYYQNLLGSNSVYPTYPTYPTYPFIPTTPTDPSVVCATSMNGVFADTTNCQKYFYCMDGLPYTATCPSGYYFNPLTRACGPNIPSGCTVQDIHLDTSTCPANSEITLADPTNCKQYIVCTNGFGATYACGPGLYYDIEWNTCSTMIPDRCT